tctgtaaaatgcgTATAACAGCACTCTCCTACTCAAGTCATTATGAGAATCAGATTGTGCCACATAAAGTCCTGAGAATATTCAAGGACTTTGTCGCATAAAGTCCTTAAAATACTCGAAACACGATATGTGATCGCTGCTATCATAATTAACTATCAGAAAGCCACCTTCTTGTTCAGGCGTGAATTACAGTATTCTGCCTTTCACAACATTTCAAGCCTTTTTACCTGGGTGGAGAAACGAATGAAGAACAAATAAGAAAAGGTGTTCTCAGGAGGTAGAAGCTTTATTATGACATCTTCAAAAGACAATCAAATCAAtagacatttactgagcacctgctgtgtgcaaaCCCGTGTAGACAATAGGGTCCAGTGTCCCACGCATGGCTCTCGAATCCCCGGGGAGAAAAATCACATCGGGGTCAGGGAGTTTTGCGTGGCTGAGAACAAAGTGGGTTTCTGAACATCAAAGTGCAATTCGCTTTACGGGGCAAACTCCGAGGCCCAGCCCCGCGTGGGAGCCACAGCGGGGCGGGCCCGCTCTGGGCTGGGCGGGTTTCTCTAGCGCAGCGCTGGGGGTTGCGGGCCTCTCAGCAGCCAGAGCAGCAGCCTGAGCTCTGGTTGTTGGAGCGCTGAGACCTCTGGCTGCCGCCCCCGCAGCAGCAGCAACCACTACTCCGCTGCCGGCGGCGTCTCCTTGGGAAGCAGCAGCAACTGGTGGAGCTGGAGCCGCAGCAGCCCGAGTCGCCGCAGCAGCCCCCGCCGGAGCCGCAGCAGCCGCCGCcgcagcaggaggaggaggaggcgggcgCCGGGGTGGGCGCCGGGGCGGGACACGGAGCGGGGCCCTGGGACGACCCCTTGGAAAAGCCTTTGGCGGAAACGGCGCTCTGTTGAGAGGACATCGCGGAGCTCCTCACGACGAACCTGGAAGAAAGGCAGCCTTTCAAAGGCGAGCCGGCTTTTTCTTTCCACCAGTGGAACTCTGGGCTTTTGAGATTCGGCTTAGTGTACAAGTCAGCCTGACCTGGGACAAGGTGGGAAAAGCACCCAGAAAGAGCGGACGCAAAGAAGCAAATCCAAGCAGTTGTTTCCAGTGAGTTAAACATGCTCAGAGCAGGACACAATCTATGCAATTAATCAATGCATTTCCATTGTCTCTGACTAGAAGAAGACTGCTCAAGTTCTCCACAGTGGAAAATAAACGGCACACTGCGGCAACTTATCTGTATGATCCAGTCCAAAATCCCCACTTAGCTTTTTTCCTGtccctcattttattttcctaccGACCTTCGATTGTATCTTCCTAGTTACTACACCCCATCAGTTAGAAAACACCGAAGTCCAACACGCGGTCCCACCTGCTGGGTCTAAATAATCCACATGCCAGAAGCATGTCCTGATCATTCTTTCTTGCCTATGCCTCTCACGCCCCACAACCATGTGGGAAAGGAGAGTTGTGCCAATATAAATAACCCCATCCGGGGAGCTGAAAGACCTGGGTTCTAATCAGAGCTCTTCTGCGGACTTGCTGTGTACCCTTGCAAAAGCCACCTCGTATGTTGCCTTTATATCCTCATTAGTACCTTAAGAGGTTGGCTCACTGGCAGCTTAGGTGCCTTGCCGGACACCCCTTCCACATCTATCTGCTGCCTATGTTCTGTTTTATCCTCCCCTGTGCCGTCAACCCATTCCACCCTCTCCCCCAGACCCTGCTAGGAGACTTACCAGACCCTGGCTCCACTGAAAGACTCACTACGTTCTCCAACTGGAATGGGCCACCTGCTAGGCAGTGGGTTGAGCAGCGTCCAGCCAGAGAACCTTTTTATAAGAAGTATTCAGGTTCGGGCTCTTGGGAGGGGCCCATTTCCCAACAGACATGCTCAGCTGACACTCACATCCCAGAGACATTCATCACTCAGGTAGCACTGTAGGTGGTGCACGTGGGCATCTAAGTCACTTCACAGAGGTGCCAGGATTGCTATGGCATGTTTACTTTTCAAACAGGGCACTGTTCGTACCTGGGAGGCTGTGTGTATGCTAAGAGAAGGCATGGGGCTCAAATGCAGGGAGGTCTGGAACCCCTTGTGCCCTTGTCTtcaatgtacacacacacacacacgcctccACTTGCCCACACATCCATTCCTGTGTAGTCAGCTACTTGATAGGTGGTAGCTCACCTATTTTTATCTTGATTCTCATCTCTCTGGCTCTTGGTCCTTGGCTCCCCAGGGCAGACCACAAACTATGTGATAAGCCTGCTGGGTTTCATCCATATGCTTCAAGATGCAGAGAGTGAAGATGATGACGGTGATGCACCTGTGGGAATCCCAGGGgtgatttctctctctcactgGAGACAGGAAGAAAAACCTAGGCAAAGTTAAGGAACCATAAGACCAGAAAAGTTGTGAATGTAGTCAGGTTACCATATCCCCATAATACAGTGCGGTATGACAAAGAGAAAAGTGTGTGCAGGACA
This portion of the Pongo abelii isolate AG06213 chromosome 1, NHGRI_mPonAbe1-v2.0_pri, whole genome shotgun sequence genome encodes:
- the CRCT1 gene encoding cysteine-rich C-terminal protein 1, producing the protein MSSQQSAVSAKGFSKGSSQGPAPCPAPAPTPAPASSSSCCGGGCCGSGGGCCGDSGCCGSSSTSCCCFPRRRRRQRSSGCCCCGGGSQRSQRSNNQSSGCCSGC